In a single window of the Anaerolineae bacterium genome:
- a CDS encoding N-acylglucosamine 2-epimerase: protein MAPETRALDVRTAGELRQFYQDHLFNHLLPFWLDKGIDREHGGYFTGFSNSGGKLLHTHKFTWSQGRFVWVWARLACQFSHLPQAPQYLQLARSGAEFLMDHALLPNGHVAFILSREGEPILLDDQGNPRKAGPDEPYDTSTFADCFVVYGLSEYARAAQDRRAFQFALGLYESVEARLARGAFRTDPYPTPEGYRQHGVPMIMLEVTRELAVTCEDFDPGLSVRLHERAGEYARQVMYEHRQAGRDIVIEFLGQDNLVRNNLLGTYINPGHTLESMWFVLHYAEGAENEKMKAEAVQTIRRALELGWDDQYPGLFQFAHMEGGRPRGPVPQGLEDHPMIHKLQEDWDAKLWWVHSEALYALLLAHYYYQPDWAREWFWRVHDYTFATYPAPEGEWMSIRNRDNTPVDKVVALPVKDPFHVPRAFMHIVRLLSMPDWK from the coding sequence ATGGCACCCGAGACACGCGCGCTAGACGTTCGGACAGCCGGAGAGCTGCGCCAGTTCTACCAGGACCACCTGTTCAACCACCTGTTGCCCTTCTGGCTGGACAAAGGCATTGACCGGGAGCATGGCGGCTACTTCACTGGCTTCTCCAACTCCGGCGGCAAGCTCCTGCACACCCACAAGTTCACCTGGTCTCAGGGTCGGTTCGTGTGGGTGTGGGCCCGGCTGGCCTGTCAGTTCTCTCACCTGCCCCAGGCGCCCCAGTACCTACAGCTGGCCCGCTCCGGGGCGGAGTTCCTCATGGACCACGCCCTGCTCCCCAACGGCCACGTGGCCTTCATCCTCAGCCGCGAGGGCGAGCCCATCCTGCTGGACGATCAGGGCAACCCCAGAAAGGCCGGGCCCGACGAGCCCTACGACACCAGTACCTTCGCCGACTGCTTCGTCGTCTACGGCCTTTCCGAGTACGCCCGCGCCGCCCAGGACCGGCGCGCCTTCCAGTTCGCCTTGGGCCTCTACGAATCGGTCGAGGCCCGGCTGGCCCGCGGTGCCTTCCGCACCGACCCTTACCCCACTCCCGAGGGCTACCGGCAGCACGGCGTGCCCATGATCATGCTCGAGGTCACTCGAGAGTTGGCCGTGACCTGCGAGGACTTCGATCCCGGCCTGAGCGTCCGCCTGCATGAGCGAGCCGGCGAGTATGCCCGACAGGTGATGTACGAGCACCGCCAGGCCGGCAGAGACATCGTGATCGAGTTCCTGGGCCAGGACAATCTCGTGCGAAACAATCTCCTCGGCACCTACATCAACCCCGGGCACACCCTCGAGTCCATGTGGTTCGTGCTCCACTACGCCGAAGGGGCGGAGAACGAGAAGATGAAGGCGGAGGCAGTGCAGACCATCCGCCGTGCCCTCGAACTGGGCTGGGACGACCAGTACCCGGGCCTGTTCCAGTTCGCCCACATGGAGGGCGGCCGCCCGCGTGGGCCTGTCCCTCAGGGGCTGGAAGACCACCCCATGATCCACAAGCTTCAGGAAGACTGGGACGCCAAGCTGTGGTGGGTTCACTCGGAGGCCCTGTACGCCCTTCTCCTGGCTCACTACTACTACCAGCCAGACTGGGCGCGGGAGTGGTTCTGGCGGGTACACGACTACACCTTCGCTACCTACCCCGCCCCCGAGGGCGAGTGGATGTCCATCCGCAACCGGGACAACACCCCGGTGGACAAGGTGGTGGCCCTGCCAGTGAAGGATCCCTTCCACGTGCCCCGCGCCTTCATGCACATCGTGAGGCTGTTGAGCATGCCCGACTGGAAGTAG